In Micromonospora sp. NBC_01813, the following are encoded in one genomic region:
- a CDS encoding GNAT family N-acetyltransferase gives MNATTPATTVRNATPADIVQAATLLTEAFLISPVSQWLVGDIDARVTTFRTLFTIELEQAIDSGATVHVAGRFSGVAIWYPRDRPGPAGQVTVHQRRLLLAAGIWQHRVAVLDAVLREHQPEQPHRYLAYLGVTPWLQGRGVGTALLRHQHQELDQHAVPAYLEATTPRNRGLYHRHGYVASEPIHLPGGPPLWPMWRVPRRPGTSGPGGPDGK, from the coding sequence ATGAACGCCACCACGCCGGCGACGACCGTTCGGAATGCCACCCCCGCCGACATAGTGCAGGCCGCGACGCTGCTCACCGAGGCGTTTCTGATCTCGCCGGTGTCCCAGTGGCTCGTCGGGGACATCGACGCCCGGGTCACCACCTTCCGCACGCTGTTCACCATCGAACTGGAGCAGGCCATCGACTCGGGAGCGACCGTGCACGTCGCCGGCCGCTTCAGCGGGGTCGCCATCTGGTACCCGCGCGATCGACCGGGTCCGGCCGGCCAGGTCACCGTGCACCAGCGCCGACTGCTGCTCGCGGCGGGCATCTGGCAGCACCGGGTCGCGGTACTCGACGCCGTGCTGCGCGAACACCAGCCGGAGCAGCCACACCGTTACCTCGCGTACCTCGGGGTGACCCCCTGGCTGCAGGGCAGGGGAGTCGGCACCGCGCTGCTGCGTCACCAGCATCAGGAGCTCGACCAACACGCCGTACCGGCCTATCTGGAGGCCACCACGCCGCGCAACCGGGGCCTCTACCACCGGCACGGGTACGTCGCCAGCGAACCCATCCACCTGCCGGGCGGGCCGCCGCTGTGGCCGATGTGGCGGGTACCACGGCGACCGGGGACCTCCGGCCCTGGCGGACCGGACGGCAAGTAG
- a CDS encoding GOLPH3/VPS74 family protein: protein MLLADEFFLLAHHDVTGRARLHPRAVGLGLASAVLAELVTVRAVTIDAGHVWVVNPAAPTDPLGRSALRLLLDEPEHTAVRLWLTVLSERAPNHVAQRLVTAGVVRPERIRRLLRTRTVYVPVDINAAAWPWARLSLRLRRLEHLDEPDLFLAGLSVQTGLDNHLLDGAEPETGRHLDDLLRTTLAPALRDLLLQTSAAVGNTVLSGRA from the coding sequence GTGCTGCTCGCCGATGAGTTCTTCCTGCTCGCCCACCACGATGTCACCGGCCGTGCCCGCCTGCACCCCCGGGCCGTCGGGCTGGGCCTGGCCAGCGCGGTCCTGGCCGAACTGGTCACCGTGCGGGCGGTCACCATCGACGCCGGGCACGTCTGGGTGGTGAACCCGGCGGCACCGACCGACCCGCTCGGTCGGTCGGCGCTGCGGCTGCTGCTCGACGAGCCCGAACACACCGCCGTACGGCTGTGGCTGACCGTACTGTCCGAGCGGGCACCGAACCACGTGGCCCAGCGGCTGGTCACGGCCGGTGTCGTCCGACCCGAGCGGATCCGCCGCCTGTTGCGGACCCGCACCGTGTACGTCCCGGTGGACATCAACGCGGCGGCCTGGCCATGGGCGCGGCTGTCGCTGCGGCTGCGTCGGCTGGAGCACCTCGACGAGCCGGACCTGTTCCTCGCCGGACTCTCCGTCCAGACCGGACTGGACAACCACCTGCTCGACGGGGCTGAGCCGGAGACCGGCCGCCACCTCGACGACCTGCTGCGCACCACGCTGGCGCCGGCACTGCGGGACCTGCTGCTGCAGACCAGCGCCGCCGTCGGCAACACGGTGCTCTCCGGGCGCGCCTGA
- a CDS encoding DUF4360 domain-containing protein has protein sequence MRKLLTRGGVVLALLASTLIAGAPASARGVMDDPPTDQVVIDLVAMAGSGCRPGTADVAVSPDNTAFTTIYSDYLVEAGPGISATAGRRNCQLNVLVHAPAGYTFAIVKVDYRGYGLLNQGAIASARANYYFQGMTQSTYSNHPIPAPLDDNWMVSDEVPIASVVWHPCGEHRNLNINTELRLSKGTSTEASFLTMDSTDGSIETMYHLAWQPCP, from the coding sequence ATGCGTAAACTGCTGACGCGTGGCGGCGTGGTGCTTGCGCTGCTCGCTTCAACGCTGATCGCCGGGGCGCCAGCGTCTGCTAGGGGAGTCATGGATGACCCACCCACGGACCAGGTTGTGATCGATCTGGTAGCGATGGCTGGCTCCGGCTGCCGGCCGGGCACCGCGGACGTCGCCGTCTCCCCGGACAACACCGCCTTCACCACCATCTACAGCGACTACCTCGTCGAGGCAGGTCCGGGCATCTCGGCCACCGCCGGCCGCCGGAACTGCCAACTCAACGTCCTGGTCCACGCCCCGGCCGGCTACACCTTCGCGATCGTCAAGGTGGACTACCGGGGGTACGGGCTGCTCAACCAGGGGGCCATCGCCTCGGCCCGGGCCAACTACTACTTCCAGGGCATGACGCAGAGCACCTACAGCAACCACCCGATCCCCGCGCCGCTGGACGACAACTGGATGGTCAGCGACGAGGTGCCGATCGCCTCCGTGGTCTGGCACCCCTGCGGCGAACACCGCAACCTCAACATCAACACGGAGTTGCGCCTCAGCAAGGGAACGTCGACGGAGGCCAGCTTCCTGACGATGGACTCGACCGACGGAAGCATCGAGACGATGTACCACCTGGCCTGGCAGCCCTGCCCGTGA
- a CDS encoding DUF4360 domain-containing protein, with translation MKKDLVGARHGIFAVLGTVLALTLSVPAHAAPAGPSNAPESQITVEVLAANGSGCSPGTAWVVANSDNTGFRIRYSNFVAAAGHGVDLTSSRKNCQLGVLVKVPAGWTIAVATADYRGRARIPTGATGRQRTHYYWQGSSESSRTDATFGGPYNGFWSTEDAAPALFYLPCGQQRVLNINTELRVDAGTATTTASMSMATSEGDVDTLFNLKWEQC, from the coding sequence ATGAAAAAAGACCTCGTCGGCGCGAGACACGGAATCTTCGCCGTACTCGGCACGGTTCTCGCGTTGACCCTGTCCGTACCGGCCCACGCCGCCCCGGCCGGGCCCAGCAACGCACCGGAGAGCCAGATCACCGTCGAGGTGCTGGCAGCGAACGGATCGGGCTGCTCGCCCGGCACCGCCTGGGTCGTCGCCAACTCCGACAACACCGGGTTCCGCATCCGTTACTCCAACTTCGTCGCCGCCGCCGGCCACGGCGTCGACCTGACCTCCAGCCGGAAGAACTGCCAGCTCGGCGTCCTCGTCAAGGTGCCAGCAGGCTGGACCATCGCGGTCGCCACCGCCGACTACCGCGGCCGGGCCCGAATCCCCACCGGCGCGACTGGTCGCCAACGCACCCACTACTACTGGCAGGGCTCCTCCGAGAGCAGCCGCACCGACGCCACCTTCGGCGGCCCGTACAACGGCTTCTGGTCCACCGAGGACGCCGCGCCGGCGCTGTTCTACCTGCCCTGCGGACAGCAGCGGGTGCTGAACATCAACACCGAGCTACGGGTGGACGCCGGCACCGCGACCACGACGGCCAGCATGTCGATGGCCACGAGCGAGGGCGACGTCGACACCCTGTTCAACCTCAAATGGGAGCAGTGCTGA
- a CDS encoding DUF6745 domain-containing protein, giving the protein MTAPVRRDAARITSPATLFDRAVAYWRLAEPVRREWLDHGLDTAPADRAATEDVLSRIYARHSRRRPRFRWVDSPRQALPLLAGLPTHEILQQWIRGRPPAGKPPLTSDIAAGLSRLRSALDSGADHPDLTPPPAGRKRDARSKDIRKTDAGKKQDGAGPKWPVLPPAEAFAAGVPLRVVLRQGVHDALLTSLADGFYLPVRATLAAVGHRPVPTAWYGQQDAPWIAYYDVLRRVGLAQYRRADEAQLDEWATLARSTGWWWPGEETCVLVERPAVIRTEPVPGSWHGEQRPGQGGDGPIGYRDGWRPPVPVPGRS; this is encoded by the coding sequence GTGACCGCGCCCGTGCGGCGTGACGCCGCCCGCATCACCTCCCCCGCAACCCTGTTCGATCGGGCCGTCGCCTATTGGCGGCTGGCCGAACCTGTCCGGCGCGAGTGGCTCGATCACGGGCTCGACACCGCCCCGGCCGACCGGGCCGCCACAGAGGACGTTCTGTCCCGAATCTATGCCCGGCACTCCCGCCGCCGACCCCGGTTCCGTTGGGTCGACTCACCCCGTCAGGCGTTGCCGCTGCTGGCCGGTCTGCCCACCCACGAGATCCTCCAGCAGTGGATCAGAGGTCGGCCCCCGGCCGGGAAGCCACCGCTGACCAGCGACATCGCCGCCGGGCTGTCCCGGCTGCGCAGCGCGCTGGACTCCGGTGCCGACCATCCCGACCTGACTCCACCACCGGCCGGCCGCAAGAGGGACGCCCGCAGCAAGGACATCCGGAAGACCGACGCCGGGAAGAAGCAGGACGGAGCCGGCCCGAAGTGGCCGGTACTGCCGCCGGCGGAGGCGTTCGCGGCCGGCGTACCGCTGCGGGTCGTCCTGCGGCAAGGGGTCCACGACGCGCTGCTGACCAGCCTGGCCGACGGCTTCTACCTGCCGGTCCGCGCGACGCTCGCGGCCGTCGGGCACCGGCCGGTGCCAACCGCCTGGTACGGCCAGCAGGACGCGCCGTGGATCGCGTACTACGACGTGCTACGCCGGGTCGGGCTGGCCCAGTACCGGCGGGCCGACGAGGCGCAGCTCGACGAGTGGGCGACGTTGGCCCGGTCCACCGGCTGGTGGTGGCCGGGGGAGGAGACCTGCGTACTCGTCGAACGCCCGGCGGTGATCCGGACCGAGCCGGTGCCGGGCAGCTGGCACGGCGAACAGCGACCGGGGCAGGGCGGCGACGGCCCGATCGGGTACCGCGACGGCTGGCGACCACCGGTGCCGGTGCCGGGACGAAGCTGA
- a CDS encoding SDR family oxidoreductase, translating into MQISGAVALVTGANRGLGRHFAVQLLERGAKVYATARRPETVDLPGVLVLPLDITDPASVAAAAQAAGDVTLLVNNAGVSTGADLVSGELDLIRRELDTHFWGTLAMIRAFAPQLADGAILNVLSALSWSAYPGAGGYAAAKAAEWNLTNAVRLELAGQRTQVTGLLLGAADTDMMAGYDVPKSDPAVIVKAALDGLEAGEWEVLADEAATAVKASLARDPREFYTQG; encoded by the coding sequence ATGCAGATTTCCGGAGCAGTCGCCCTGGTCACCGGGGCCAACCGTGGTCTCGGCCGCCACTTCGCCGTCCAACTACTGGAACGCGGTGCCAAGGTGTACGCCACCGCCCGCCGACCCGAAACCGTCGACCTGCCCGGCGTGCTGGTCCTGCCGCTGGACATCACCGACCCGGCGTCGGTGGCCGCCGCCGCGCAGGCCGCCGGCGACGTCACCCTGCTGGTCAATAACGCCGGGGTGTCCACCGGCGCCGACCTGGTCTCAGGTGAGCTCGACCTGATCCGCCGGGAGCTGGACACCCACTTCTGGGGCACGCTCGCCATGATCCGGGCCTTCGCACCGCAGTTGGCCGACGGGGCGATCCTCAACGTGCTGTCGGCACTGTCGTGGAGCGCCTACCCGGGCGCTGGCGGGTACGCGGCGGCGAAGGCGGCCGAGTGGAACCTCACCAATGCCGTACGCCTGGAGTTGGCCGGCCAACGCACCCAGGTCACCGGTCTGCTGCTGGGTGCCGCCGACACCGACATGATGGCCGGCTACGACGTGCCGAAGAGCGACCCGGCGGTGATCGTCAAGGCCGCACTGGACGGTCTCGAGGCGGGCGAGTGGGAGGTGCTCGCCGACGAGGCGGCCACCGCCGTGAAGGCGTCGCTGGCCCGAGACCCCCGGGAGTTCTACACCCAGGGATGA
- a CDS encoding MerR family transcriptional regulator → MVTFRIGDLAARAGVSTRALRYYEEQGLLAAQRSPAGQRHYPESAVERVRLIQMLYAANLSSRTIADLMPCVDAKVNTPESRARLAAERDRIDAQIAELTAARRRLDEVISLSEHPASGCAYESAPAAAG, encoded by the coding sequence GTGGTCACCTTTCGCATCGGAGACCTGGCGGCCCGCGCCGGCGTGAGCACCCGGGCGCTGCGCTACTACGAGGAACAGGGGCTGCTGGCCGCCCAGCGCAGTCCGGCCGGCCAGCGTCACTACCCGGAGTCGGCCGTCGAGCGGGTCAGGCTCATCCAGATGCTGTACGCGGCGAACCTGTCCAGCCGGACCATCGCCGACCTGATGCCCTGCGTCGACGCCAAGGTCAACACGCCGGAGTCGCGGGCCCGGCTGGCCGCCGAGCGGGACAGGATCGACGCGCAGATCGCCGAGCTGACCGCGGCCCGCCGCCGGCTGGACGAGGTGATCTCGCTCTCCGAGCACCCGGCCAGCGGCTGCGCGTACGAGTCCGCCCCGGCCGCCGCCGGCTGA
- a CDS encoding MOSC domain-containing protein has product MDDAMAHTTAPRQLSTAELAAGLAEVARSPRSSGTLDLVVRRPAVDERELLAEGTLDVTAGLVGDTWAQRGSSATDDGSAHPDRQLTVMNSRFVRLVAGDDPQDWGLAGDQLFADLDLHSDALPAGTRLAVGDEAVIEVTAEPHNGCVKFADRYGRDAHKLVWSEQGRQARLRGLYARVVVAGVIRPGDTIRVLGPAGSSA; this is encoded by the coding sequence ATGGACGACGCCATGGCGCACACCACGGCACCCCGCCAACTGTCCACTGCCGAGCTTGCCGCCGGGCTCGCCGAGGTGGCCCGCTCCCCGCGCAGCTCCGGCACGCTGGACCTGGTGGTCCGCCGACCGGCCGTCGACGAGCGGGAGCTGTTGGCCGAGGGCACGCTCGACGTCACCGCAGGACTGGTCGGCGACACCTGGGCGCAGCGCGGCAGCTCGGCGACCGACGACGGGTCGGCCCACCCGGACCGTCAGCTCACCGTGATGAACTCCCGGTTCGTCCGGTTGGTCGCCGGCGACGACCCGCAGGACTGGGGGTTGGCGGGCGATCAGCTCTTCGCCGACCTCGACCTGCACTCCGACGCGCTACCGGCCGGCACCCGGCTGGCGGTGGGCGACGAGGCGGTCATCGAGGTGACGGCCGAGCCACACAACGGGTGCGTGAAGTTCGCCGACCGCTACGGGCGCGACGCGCACAAACTGGTCTGGAGCGAGCAGGGTCGCCAGGCCCGGCTGCGTGGCCTGTACGCACGCGTCGTGGTCGCGGGCGTCATCCGCCCAGGGGACACGATCCGGGTGCTCGGCCCGGCCGGCAGCTCAGCTTAG
- a CDS encoding SDR family NAD(P)-dependent oxidoreductase, whose amino-acid sequence MKTIVMTGGTSGFGADARARLAARPGTRVLSGSRSTAPTDPDALPLDLARLDSVRAFAQAVIDRLDGTGIDALVLNAGLSFRTGDRRTGDGFETTFAVNHLAHYLLIRLLMPHLGPKATIILTTSGTHDPDLKTFLPTPPRHADARLLARPETDPQRDTDPRSAGGRAYTSSKLCNILTARALAARPEARDGHWQVLAFDPGPTPGTGLLRDTPPALRLTWRLLGGATRLMSRFNSRTAVAAALTDLTIGTVAAPPGHYYARVVGNQLTWTTPSQLARRDDARDALWADSADLLSLS is encoded by the coding sequence GTGAAGACCATCGTGATGACCGGCGGCACCTCGGGATTCGGCGCGGACGCCCGGGCCCGGCTGGCCGCGCGACCCGGCACCCGGGTCCTGTCCGGCTCCCGCAGCACCGCACCGACCGACCCCGACGCGCTGCCCTTGGACCTCGCCCGGCTGGACAGCGTGCGCGCCTTCGCGCAGGCCGTCATCGACCGGCTCGACGGCACCGGGATCGACGCCCTCGTCCTGAACGCCGGCCTCAGCTTCCGCACCGGCGACCGGCGCACCGGCGACGGCTTCGAGACCACCTTCGCGGTCAACCACCTCGCGCACTACCTGCTGATCCGGCTGCTGATGCCGCACCTCGGTCCGAAGGCGACAATCATCCTCACCACGAGCGGCACCCACGACCCCGACCTCAAGACGTTCCTGCCGACGCCGCCACGACACGCGGACGCCCGCCTGCTGGCCCGCCCCGAGACCGACCCGCAGCGCGACACCGACCCACGATCGGCCGGTGGTCGGGCGTACACCTCGTCGAAGTTGTGCAACATCCTGACCGCGCGGGCGCTGGCCGCCCGGCCCGAGGCCCGCGACGGGCACTGGCAGGTCCTGGCGTTCGACCCCGGACCGACCCCTGGCACCGGGCTGCTACGCGACACCCCGCCGGCCCTCCGGCTGACCTGGCGGTTGCTCGGCGGCGCGACCCGCCTGATGTCCCGGTTCAACAGCCGTACGGCGGTCGCCGCAGCCCTGACCGACCTCACGATCGGCACCGTCGCGGCCCCACCGGGGCACTACTACGCCCGCGTCGTCGGCAACCAGCTCACCTGGACCACGCCATCCCAACTGGCCCGGCGCGACGACGCCCGGGATGCCCTGTGGGCCGACAGCGCCGACCTGCTGTCCCTAAGCTGA
- a CDS encoding TetR/AcrR family transcriptional regulator — protein sequence MTTTSSSPSPSEPSMSEPSEPSPQPKRMRADAQRNRARILAAAEQVFAAAGPSASTEDLAELAGVAIGTVFRHFPTKAALIEAVFVSRLQEITAYAREMAAVEDVGAGFFAFFTEAVRQSTVKHAFTDAIDSGDEAMAAVWAAIATAGADLRDAVGELLAKAQQTAAVRPDIATPELIGLMIGTARTLEHVGPDTESQQRVLTVLHDGLKPQPGPALST from the coding sequence GTGACCACCACTTCCTCCTCGCCGTCGCCGTCGGAGCCGTCGATGTCGGAGCCGTCGGAGCCGTCGCCGCAGCCCAAGCGGATGCGGGCCGATGCCCAGCGCAACCGGGCCCGGATCCTGGCCGCCGCCGAGCAGGTCTTCGCGGCGGCCGGCCCGTCGGCCTCGACCGAGGATCTCGCCGAACTCGCCGGAGTGGCGATCGGCACCGTCTTCCGGCACTTCCCGACGAAGGCCGCCCTCATCGAGGCGGTGTTCGTGTCCCGGCTGCAGGAGATCACCGCCTACGCGCGGGAGATGGCCGCCGTCGAGGACGTCGGCGCCGGCTTCTTCGCGTTCTTCACCGAGGCCGTCCGGCAGTCGACGGTCAAGCACGCCTTCACCGACGCCATCGACTCCGGCGACGAGGCGATGGCCGCGGTATGGGCGGCGATCGCCACCGCCGGCGCCGACCTGCGCGACGCCGTCGGCGAACTGTTGGCCAAGGCGCAGCAGACCGCAGCGGTACGCCCGGACATCGCCACGCCCGAGTTGATCGGGTTGATGATCGGCACCGCACGGACCCTGGAACACGTCGGCCCGGATACGGAGAGCCAGCAACGAGTCCTCACCGTCCTGCACGACGGACTCAAGCCCCAGCCCGGCCCAGCACTGTCAACGTAG
- a CDS encoding MFS transporter yields the protein MPTRNTALFVATSVLSGFGSNAMALVTAVWLLDLTGSSSLAALAGLGVYAPTLAGPWLGRLLDRLPRRPAVIVVNLAMAGILLSLHLVRGPGETWLLFAVSLAYGIGIVLRDAGETALLPAAVDAGRIAAVNGWRSSAMEGMKLVAPLAGAGLYAWRGGAAVATISAVALVVAAVLYAALRLVPHRSLPPADRTGVSGAVFRGNRMLTVTVGLAAVAIATSGFQTAATYAVVTDVLGRPATALGALSAAQGAGSIAAGLVAGRLITRYGAVQVSAAGAALFAVALLARCLPWWPGTLASGVAVGIGLPWTLTAAITAIQTTAPPAALGRIAATANTVMFGPIVLALPLGSATVHLGNRLPLVIGAAGCLAAAGLAMRVGAVTARRAPPARSGTPARPPGPDRAAPV from the coding sequence GTGCCCACCCGCAATACCGCACTCTTCGTTGCGACTTCCGTCCTGTCCGGATTCGGCAGCAACGCCATGGCACTCGTCACCGCCGTCTGGCTGCTGGACCTGACCGGTTCCAGCAGCCTCGCCGCGCTCGCCGGCCTCGGCGTCTACGCCCCGACACTGGCTGGGCCGTGGCTGGGACGGCTGCTCGACCGGCTGCCGCGCCGACCGGCCGTGATCGTCGTGAACCTGGCGATGGCCGGCATCCTGCTCAGCCTGCACCTGGTGCGCGGCCCGGGTGAGACCTGGCTGCTCTTCGCGGTCTCCCTCGCGTACGGCATCGGCATTGTCCTGCGCGACGCCGGCGAGACGGCACTGCTGCCGGCGGCGGTGGACGCCGGTCGGATCGCCGCCGTCAACGGCTGGCGCTCGAGCGCGATGGAGGGCATGAAGCTCGTCGCGCCGCTCGCCGGGGCCGGACTCTACGCCTGGCGAGGCGGGGCAGCTGTCGCCACCATCAGCGCCGTCGCTCTGGTCGTCGCCGCAGTCCTCTACGCGGCCCTGCGACTCGTCCCGCACCGGTCGCTACCGCCTGCGGACCGGACCGGCGTCAGCGGTGCCGTGTTTCGCGGAAACCGAATGCTCACCGTCACCGTTGGGCTGGCCGCCGTCGCCATCGCCACGTCGGGATTCCAGACGGCGGCCACCTACGCCGTGGTCACGGACGTGCTCGGCCGGCCGGCGACCGCCCTCGGGGCGCTCAGCGCGGCCCAGGGTGCTGGGTCGATCGCCGCAGGTCTCGTCGCCGGGCGACTCATCACCCGATACGGCGCGGTCCAGGTCAGCGCGGCCGGCGCAGCGCTCTTCGCGGTCGCACTGCTCGCCCGCTGCCTGCCCTGGTGGCCGGGGACACTCGCATCCGGCGTCGCGGTCGGGATAGGTCTGCCGTGGACGCTGACCGCAGCCATCACCGCCATCCAGACCACCGCGCCGCCGGCCGCCCTCGGCCGCATCGCCGCCACCGCGAACACGGTGATGTTCGGACCGATCGTGTTGGCGCTTCCGCTTGGCTCGGCGACCGTGCACCTCGGCAACCGGCTACCGCTGGTCATCGGGGCTGCGGGGTGCCTCGCCGCTGCCGGCTTGGCGATGCGGGTGGGCGCTGTCACGGCGCGCCGGGCACCACCAGCCCGCTCTGGTACGCCAGCGCGACCGCCTGGGCCCGATCGCGCAGCCCCAGTTTGA
- a CDS encoding response regulator transcription factor yields MSVRVLLVDDQQLVRSGIAMLLAGEPDIDIVGECSDGTAAVAMAHTQQPDVVLMDVRMPGMDGVAATREITSDDFSADPDRPIRVIILTTYHVGETVYAALRAGASGFLLKDAAPTELALAVRAVAGGEAWLDPAVARTMIDDFTARPEASIGVPGRLSALTGRERDVLVLVAHGLSNTEVARRLLVGEATVKTHLGRVLIKLGLRDRAQAVALAYQSGLVVPGAP; encoded by the coding sequence ATGAGCGTCCGGGTGCTCCTGGTCGACGATCAACAGCTGGTACGGTCCGGGATCGCGATGCTGCTGGCCGGTGAGCCGGACATCGACATCGTCGGCGAGTGTTCCGACGGCACGGCGGCGGTCGCCATGGCCCACACGCAGCAGCCGGATGTCGTACTGATGGATGTCCGGATGCCCGGCATGGACGGGGTGGCCGCCACCCGGGAGATCACCTCGGACGACTTCTCCGCCGACCCCGACCGGCCGATCCGGGTGATCATCCTGACCACCTACCACGTGGGCGAGACGGTCTACGCGGCGCTGCGGGCCGGCGCGTCCGGCTTCCTGCTCAAGGACGCGGCGCCGACCGAACTGGCGCTCGCGGTCCGCGCGGTCGCCGGCGGCGAGGCCTGGCTCGACCCGGCGGTGGCCCGCACCATGATCGACGACTTCACCGCTCGACCCGAGGCGTCGATCGGGGTGCCCGGCCGGCTGTCCGCGCTGACCGGTCGCGAGCGCGACGTGCTGGTGTTGGTGGCCCACGGACTGTCCAACACGGAGGTCGCCCGTCGGCTGTTGGTCGGCGAGGCCACCGTCAAGACACATCTGGGCCGGGTGTTGATCAAACTGGGGCTGCGCGATCGGGCCCAGGCGGTCGCGCTGGCGTACCAGAGCGGGCTGGTGGTGCCCGGCGCGCCGTGA
- a CDS encoding sensor histidine kinase: MPTGVPAVTRRTVLLDTLLALGVGVLDVALFSTAGANLDGSDPRSLHPLLIAAYGLLGAAALVGRRRYPVAVLALACGHALVGSALVAGYQPVIVLLVAVYTVGAYRPRRYGWLIGPAMLPYAVIAGNEAWRAQQAGTGQFGPVLSALLAIYTLFVAGVWAVGYRAGQSRRRLVAADRQRAEAAARAVDAERQRISGELHDIVAHAVTVMVLQASGARRVLRQDPDRAATALDQITAQGQQAISELRRLLALLRDDQPVGGPDDSRDDQPDSGPQPGLAELPALLDRFRGLGLTVHWEQDGDLRAVDPSVGLAAYRTVQEALTNVVRHVGRSAQATVRLDWQPTQLSVTVTNQQPADRTTVHPDGSAAGLSTGNGLTGLRERLRLIGGQLVAGPAESAGPAEPAGPAVSVGFQVAATLPVATRPTALRLTAGAGDPT, translated from the coding sequence ATGCCCACCGGTGTCCCGGCCGTCACCCGGCGGACCGTACTGCTCGACACGCTGCTGGCGCTCGGCGTCGGCGTACTGGATGTGGCGCTGTTCTCCACCGCCGGCGCCAACCTCGACGGCAGCGACCCCCGGTCGCTGCACCCGCTGCTCATCGCCGCGTACGGGCTGCTCGGCGCGGCCGCGTTGGTCGGGCGGCGACGGTACCCGGTCGCCGTGCTGGCGCTCGCCTGCGGGCACGCGCTCGTCGGGTCGGCGCTGGTGGCCGGCTACCAGCCGGTCATCGTGCTGCTGGTGGCGGTGTACACCGTCGGCGCCTACCGGCCGAGGCGCTACGGCTGGTTGATCGGCCCGGCGATGCTGCCGTACGCGGTGATCGCCGGCAACGAGGCCTGGCGGGCGCAGCAGGCCGGCACTGGGCAGTTCGGGCCGGTGCTGTCCGCGCTGCTCGCGATCTACACGCTGTTCGTCGCCGGAGTCTGGGCGGTCGGCTACCGGGCGGGGCAGAGCCGGCGACGGCTGGTCGCAGCGGATCGGCAACGCGCCGAGGCGGCGGCCCGTGCGGTCGACGCCGAACGGCAGCGGATCTCCGGCGAGCTGCACGACATCGTGGCGCACGCCGTCACGGTGATGGTGCTGCAGGCCAGTGGCGCGCGGCGGGTGCTGCGGCAGGACCCGGACCGGGCCGCGACCGCGTTGGACCAGATCACCGCGCAGGGCCAGCAGGCGATCAGCGAGCTACGCCGGCTACTCGCCCTGCTCCGGGATGACCAGCCCGTCGGCGGGCCTGACGACAGCCGCGACGACCAGCCCGACAGCGGGCCGCAGCCCGGTTTGGCCGAGTTGCCAGCGCTGTTGGACCGGTTCCGTGGCCTCGGGCTGACTGTCCACTGGGAACAGGATGGCGACCTCCGCGCCGTGGACCCGAGCGTCGGCCTGGCCGCCTACCGTACGGTGCAGGAAGCGCTGACCAACGTGGTCCGGCACGTCGGCCGTTCGGCGCAGGCCACCGTACGGCTCGACTGGCAGCCGACGCAGCTGTCGGTCACCGTCACCAACCAGCAGCCGGCCGACCGGACCACCGTGCACCCGGACGGGTCGGCCGCCGGGCTGTCCACCGGCAACGGGCTGACCGGCCTGCGGGAACGGCTCCGGCTGATCGGCGGGCAGTTGGTGGCCGGACCTGCCGAGTCGGCCGGACCGGCTGAGCCCGCCGGACCTGCGGTATCCGTCGGTTTCCAGGTGGCCGCGACGTTGCCGGTGGCCACCCGGCCGACCGCGCTGCGGCTGACCGCTGGCGCGGGGGACCCGACATGA